In Desulfovibrio sp. Fe33, the genomic window CGCCCGCATTGCAGTCCAGCCAAAGGTTCGTGGCCGGTCCCTTGGTGCACAGCTCCAACCGCCCGGAAGCCGCGACGCTGGTGCCGGTCAGGGGGCCGGTGGCCAGGACAATGATGTTGTCAGGGGACAAGGGGTCGCATCCTGCGGGCAGCCTGTCGTACAGGATGCGCGCTCCGAATCCCTTGCCGCCCACGTACAGCTCGGCCATGTTTCTGTCGAGCTCGGTGGTGGTAATGGCACCTGAGGTCAGGTCCACTTCGAGCACTTTTCCGGCATATCCACTCCACTTCATGGCTATCTCCTCGAAATGGCCCCTGTGGGGCAGGCTTTGATGCAAGAGTAACGACCGTCACAGGTGTCGCACACCATGGGGTATCCGTCCGTGGGATGCCTGCGGACGCCGCCGAAGGGGCAAGCTTCGAAGCAGGCGCCGCAATCGGTGCACTTGTCCCTGTCGAGAACCACATGTCCGTCCCAGGACAGCGCCTCGCTCGGGCAGGCCTTGATACAGAATTGTTTGGTGCAGGAGACGCAAACGTGGATGGCCCCGATTTCGGGCCAGGCGTCCTCGATGTGGACGCGCGAAAATTTCGAGCTGTGAAGGCCGGGTTCATGGGCGGCCGTACATGCCAACATGCAGAGCCGGCAGTTGGTGCATTCCGTTTTTCGTGTCTTGAGCATGGTTCCTTTTCTCCGAGTAGCTTGTTCAATATACTGAACTGGAAGTTATATTATCAGATCAAACGCCTTATTCAAGGAGTTGAGTCAAAGTTTATTATATTGAACCAGCCTCGAATACGGTCGAAAAAAGTATCACATCTTCTTGATTTAATGAGTTTTATTTTGTGGTGAGGAGAGGCGAAAAATTAAGTTTCCAACCGGTATGATGCAAAAAACGAAAATTCTTTTTGCCCGGATGCAAATGTGCGCCGCCTTCAGAGGCGGGTGAACGGCGAGCGTCCAATACATATTATTATGGTGTGGGCTGCCGTAGACCGCCCGCGTATCCGGCTTCGTTTTTCCCCTGCTCCAAGGAATGGAGCAGGGGGGCGGGGTCGGGCAATGCGGCGGCGGGTTGGACCATGCTGCTCAATCCTGGATAAAGGGTGCCCATTCGGAGAAGG contains:
- a CDS encoding 4Fe-4S dicluster domain-containing protein, producing the protein MLKTRKTECTNCRLCMLACTAAHEPGLHSSKFSRVHIEDAWPEIGAIHVCVSCTKQFCIKACPSEALSWDGHVVLDRDKCTDCGACFEACPFGGVRRHPTDGYPMVCDTCDGRYSCIKACPTGAISRR